A window from Rhineura floridana isolate rRhiFlo1 chromosome 19, rRhiFlo1.hap2, whole genome shotgun sequence encodes these proteins:
- the DRG1 gene encoding developmentally-regulated GTP-binding protein 1, whose protein sequence is MTTTLAKIAEIEAEMARTQKNKATAHHLGLLKARLAKLRRELITPKGGGGGGPGEGFDVAKTGDARIGFVGFPSVGKSTLLSNLAGVYSEVAAYEFTTLTTVPGVIRYKGAKIQLLDLPGIIEGAKDGKGRGRQVIAVARTCNLILIVLDVLKPLGHKKIIENELEGFGIRLNSKPPNIGFKKKDKGGINLTATCPQSELDTETVKSILAEYKIHNADVTLRSDVTADDLIDVVEGNRVYIPCIYVLNKIDQISIEELDIIYKVPHCVPISAHHRWNFDDLLEKIWDYLKLVRIYTKPKGQLPDYTSPVVLPYSRTTVEDFCMKIHKNLIKEFKYALVWGSSVKHNPQKVGKDHTLEDEDVIQIVKK, encoded by the exons ATGGCCCGCACGCAGAAGAACAAGGCCACAGCGCACCATCTGGGGCTGTTGAAGGCGCGTCTGGCCAAACTGCGCCGCGAGCTCATCACtcccaaaggaggaggagggggcggcCCAGGAGAAG GTTTTGATGTTGCAAAGACTGGCGATGCCCGAATAggttttgtgggcttcccatctgtGGGGAAATCCACTTTGCTGAGCAATCTTGCTGGAGTGTACTCAGAAGTTGCAGCCTATGAGTTCACTACACTGACCACAGTGCCTGGGGTGATTCGATACAAAGGAGCAAAAATACAG CTGCTAGATCTTCCGGGAATTATTGAGGGTGCAAAAGACGGGAAAGGCCGAGGTCGCCAGGTCATTGCAG TTGCTCGGACTTGCAATCTTATTCTGATCGTTCTTGACGTTCTGAAGCCTCTGGGACATAAGAAGATAATTGAGAACGAGCTGGAAGGCTTCGGGATACGCCTGAACAGCAAACCTCCCAACATCGGCTTCAAGAAAAAGGATAAAGGAGGCATCAACCTCACCGCCACT TGCCCACAGAGCGAGCTGGATACTGAAACTGTGAAGAGCATCTTGGCAGAGTATAAAATTCACAATGCTGATGTCACGCTGCGTAGTGATGTTACTGCCGATGACCTCATTGACGTGGTTGAAGGGAACAG AGTTTACATCCCGTGCATTTATGTGCTGAACAAAATTGACCAGATCTCCATTGAGGAACTGGACATAATTTACAAAGTGCCTCATTGTGTTCCAATCTCAGCTCACCACCGGTGGAACTTTGATGACCTGCTGGAGAAAATCTGGGACTACCTGAAACTTGTGCGGAT TTACACCAAACCCAAAGGGCAGCTACCTGATTACACCTCTCCCGTAGTCTTGCCTTACTCTCGGACCACCGTGGAGGATTTCTGCATGAAGATTCATAAAAACCTCATTAAAGAGTTTAAATA tgcaCTTGTGTGGGGCTCATCAGTCAAGCACAATCCACAGAAAGTTGGAAAGGATCATACCCTGGAAGATGAAGACGTCATTCAGATAGTGAAGAAATAA